The window CGCGCCACCGCCCAGCCCTCCCAGGGCCTCGGGGAACGCAGCGGAGAGGATGCCCAGCTCGCTGGCCATGGCCTGCCAGCACGCCGGGCGCCAGCCTTCGGCCGAACTCACCGCCTTCATACGCTGTTCGAAATCGTATTGCTCGTCCAGATAGCGCGCGAGCATGTCGCGCAGCATCTGTTGTTCGTCACTGAATTGGAAATCCACGCTCGCTCTCCGCGTTGGGGCCCGGCGGCCCCGCCTGAGCGGCGGAGCCGGGATGCTGGATCAGTTGGCCCAGGCCACGGCCGCTTTCAGGCTGGCCCGGCATTCGGCAACCATGCGCTCGAGCAGCTCGGCGCAGGTCGGTACATCGTTGATCAGGCCGACACACTGGCCGGCGGTGACAATCCCGTCGTCCGGCTGGCCGGTCTCCAGCGCCGCGCGCCCACGGGCACCGGCCACCAGGTGGCGGATGTCCTCGAACTGCGCGCCGCCCTTGCGCTCGATGCTCACCACCTCTTCGGAGATGGCGTTGCGCAGCACTCGCGCGGTGTTGTGCAGGGTGCGGAAGATCAGCCGGGTGTCGCGCTCGCTGGCGGCGACCAGGGCCTGCTTGATGTTGTCGTGGATCGGCGCTTCCTGGGTGGCGCAGAAGCGCGTACCCATGTTCACCCCTTCGGCGCCGAGCGCCATGGCCGCGGCCATGCCGCGCCCGTCGGCGATACCGCCGGAGGCGATCACCGGGATGCTGAGCTTGCTCACCGCCTGCGGGATCAGCACCAGGCCAGACACATCGTCCTCGCCGGGATGGCCCGCACACTCGAAGCCGTCGATGGAGATGGCGTCGACGCCGAGGCTCTGTGCCTTCAGCGCATGGCGCACGGCCACGCACTTGTGGATCACCTTGAGGCCGGCGGCCTTGGCCCGGGCGATGTGCTCACCGGGGTTGTTGCCGGCGGTCTCCAGCACCTTGACGCCACTTTCGATGATCACGTCCAGGTACTTGGCGTAGGGTGGCGGGTTGATCGATGGCAGCAGGGTCAGGTTGACGCCAAACGGCTTGTCGGTCATCGAACGGCAACGCTCGATCTCGCGGGCCAGGTCCTCGGGGGTCGGCTGGGTCAGCGCGGTGAGAACCCCCAGACCGCCGGCGTTGGACACCGCAGCGGCCATTTCCGCGCGACCCACCCACATCATGCCGCCCTGGATGATCGGGTACTGGATGCCGAGCATTTCCGTGATGCGCGTTTTCATCTGCTTACTGCCTCGTGATTCGGGAGAAGGCGCGGCCACCCGTGTGGCCGCGCGAATGGCTTACTGGTCGAAGACGATCACCGAGCGCGCCAGTTCGCCGCGGCGCAGTTCGTCGAAGGCCTCGTTGATCTGCTCAAGCTTGATGCGCTGGGAGATCATCTCGTCGAGCTTCAGGCGGCCCTGCATGTAGAAGTCGGTGAGGCGCGGCAGGTCCACCGGGAAGCGGTTGGAGCCCATGAAGGAACCCTGGATCTTGCGCTCGCCGAGCAGGTCAAAACCGTGCAATTCGACCTTCACGCCCGGCTTGATCATGCCGATCACTGTGGCCGTGCCGCCGCGCGCCAGCATGGCGAACGCCTGCTCGAAGGTCTGTTTGAGGCCGATGCACTCGAAGGAGTGGTGCACACCGCCACGGGTCAGCTCCAGCACCTGCTTGACCGCATCGCCGCTTTTGGCGCTGATCACGTCGGTAGCGCCGAACTGCTTGGCCAGCTCCAGCTTGGAGTCGAGCATGTCGATGGCGATGATCCGCCCGGCACCGGCCAGCGCCGCGCCGTTGATGGTGGCCAGGCCGATGCCGCCGCAACCGATCACCGCCACGGTCTCGCCCGGGCGCACCTTGGCGGTGTTGAACACCGCGCCGGTGCCGGTGGTCACCGCGCAGCCGAGCAGCGCCGCGCGGTCCAGCGGCATGTCGCGGCGGATGGCAACCAGCGCGTTCTCGTGCACCAGCATCTGCTCGGCATAGGCCGACAGGTTGAGGAACTGCGGGATCGGCTTCTGCACGTAGCTCAGGCGCGGCTCCTCGTCCTTGCCGCGCTTGGTGTCCGGCGACACGCACAGCGACAGGTGGCCGGTGACGCAATGCTCGCAATGCCCGCAGTAAGCGGACAGGCAGGTGACCACGTGATCGCCCGGCTTGACCGTGCGCACTTCCGATCCGACTGCCTCGACGATGCCGGCGGCTTCGTGGCCGAGCACCACCGGCGTCGGATGTGGGTAGGCTCCATCGACAAAATGCAGGTCGGAATGGCAGACGCCGACCGCCGCGGTGCGCACCAGCACCTCGCGCGGACCTGGCTTGCTGATGGCGACGTCTTCGATGGTCAGCGGCGCGCCGACCTGATGAAACACAGCTGCTTTCATGACAAACCTCTCGAACTGGAAGGGCGGCGGGCGTGGCCCGCCGCGGAAGCGACTCAGCGCTTGATCAGCGAGCCGACGATCTGCCGAACCTGCTCGACATAGGGCGGGCGCATCAGGTCCGGGCCTTCGGCCGGACGGAACACCGCCCGGGCATGGCTGAAGGCGCGGAAGCCATCGTGGCCGTGATAAGCCCCCATGCCGCTGGGGCCGACGCCGCCGAACGGCAGACTCTCGACGCCGACATGCTTGATCACATCGTTGAGGGTCACCCCGCCCGAGGTGGTGCGGCTGAGCACGTAGGCTTCCTCATCGGCGTCGCTGCCGAAGTAGTAAAGGCCCAGCGGGCGCGGGTGCGCATTGATGTAGGACACCACTTCGGTGATGGTCTGGTACGGCTTGATCGGCAGCAGCGGGCCGAAGATCTCGTCCTGCATCACCTTGAGCTGGTCGCCGGGGTTGTTCAGCAGGGTCGGGGCGATCTTGTGGTGCGCCTGGTCGGCGAAGTCCTCGCCGGCCGGGTTCAGCTCGATCAGCTCGACACCGGCCTCACGCGCTTCGGCCAGGTAGCCCTGCAGACGCGCGAAGTGACGGGCGTTGATCACCGAGGTGTAGTCCGGGTTGTCCTTCAGGCTCGGGAAGAAGCCGGCCAGCACTGCCTTGGCGGTGGCGACGAACTCGGCGACCTTTTCTTCCGGCACGAACACGTAGTCCGGCGCCAGGCAGATCTGCCCAGCGTTGTGCATCTTGCCGGTGATGACCTTGGTCACCGCCGTCTTGAAATCGGCGCTGCGCGAGATGATGGTCGGCGACTTGCCGCCCAGCTCCAAGGTCACCGGCACCAGGTTCTCGGCGGCGGCGCGCATCACGTGCCGGCCGATGCTGGTGGCGCCGGTGAACAGCAGGTGATCGAAAGGCTGGCTGGCGAACGCCTGACCGACTTCCGGGCCGCCGGTGATCACCGCGACCTCTTCCTCGGCGAACACCGAACGGATCATCCGCGCCATCAGCTCGGAGGTCTGCGGGGTGAACTCGGAGGGCTTGATCATCACCCGGTTGCCAGCCGCCAGGGCGCCGGCCAGGCCGCCGAAGGCCAGGTTGACCGGGAAGTTCCACGGGCTGACGATGCCGATCACGCCGAGCGGCTGGTACTGCACCCAGGCTTCGCCACGGTCGGTATGGCGCGACTCGGGTTTCATCCACTCGGCCAGCTGTGCCTTGGTCTGCTTGAGGGTCATCAGCGGCGACAGCACTTCGGTGACCCGGGTGAAGTCCTTGCTGCGATGGCCGAAGTCGGCGGCGACCGCGTCGATGATTTCCTGTTCGTGATCGACCAGCAAGCCAATCGCGCGGTCGATCAGTTCGATGCGCTGCGCAGCCGAAGAAGGGCCGGCCTCAAGGAAGGCACTGCGCTGCTTGTCGAGGATCGCACGGATGTCCGTGCCGTTCGGGTTGTTATTCGCGCTCATTGCAAACCTCCAGTCAGATGATGGATAGATCGTCGCTCAGACGTCCTTGCGCTTGGGCCACTGGTACAGCGGCGGCTCCTTGCGGGCGAAGCGCGCGGCAGCGTCCTTGAGGTAATTCGAGGCCATGCACACCGCCTGGTTGCTGGCTTCGGCATCGAGCATGCCGACCAGGTCGCTTTCCAGCGAGGCACCGAGCAGGCGTTTGGTCATGCTGAAGCCGGTCGGTGACAGGTTGGCCATGGCGCGGGCCAGCTCCTCGGCGCGGGCGCGGAAGGTTTCCGCCGGATGCACCTCGAGGGCGATGCCCAGTTGCAGGGCTTCCTGCGCCGGGACCTCGCGGGCGGAGAAGATGATTTCCTTGGCCTTCTGCAGACCGACCACGCGCGGCAGCGTGTAGGAAGCGCCCAGATCCGGGCCGAGGCCGAGACGGGCGAAGGCCATGCAGAAGCGCGCGCGCTCGGAAGCGATCAGGAAGTCGGCGGCCAGGGCCAGGCTGAAGCCGGCACCGAAGGCCACGCCATCGACCGCGGCGATCAGCGGCTTGTCGAAGTCGGCCATGGCCAGCAACAGGCGGTTGTTTTCCTCCATGCGCCGGCGCACCACAGCGGCCTCGACCTGCTCGCCCTGCATGTTGCCGACGTCGCCGCCGGAGCAGAAATCGCTGCCGGCGCCGGTCAGCAGCACCGCCTTGACCTCGGGGTTGCGGCGCAGGCCGTTCAGCGCATCGAGCAGCTCGGCGAACATCTGCGGAGTCAGCGCGTTCTTGCGCTCGGGGCGGGCCATGACCAGGATGGCCAGGCCGTTGTCGATGGAGAGTTCGATGGTCGACGGGTTCATTGCAGTCCTCGTCCCGGCATTCGGGGCGTCCGCCGTTGATCGGCGGACGGATAATCGGGGTCGCCGGCGGCCCGTCTGGGGCCGACCGGCGAGCGGCGCGCTTACAGGGTACGCGCGATGATTTCCTTCATGATCTCGTTGGAGCCACCGAAGATCTTGCTGACCCGCGAGTTCACGAACTGGCGGGCGATCGGGTACTCGACCATGTAGCCGTAGCCGCCGTGCAGTTGCAGGCACTCGTCGATGATCTCGCAGTTACGCTGGGTGGACCACCATTTGGCCATCGCCGCGGTTTCCGGGTCCAGCTCGTTGTTCAGGACCTTGACCATACAGTCGTCGATGAAGGTACGCGCGATGATGTAGGTGGTCTGCATCTCCGCCAGCTTGAAGCGGGTGTTCTGCAGGTCCAGCAGCGACTGGCCGAACACTTTGCGCGAACGGGTGTACTCGATGGTGTCGGCGAGCGCGCGCTCCATGCTGCCCAGCGCGCCGAGGGCGATGATCATGCGCTCCTGCGGCAGTTGCTGCATGAGCTGGATGAAACCCTTGCCCTCTTCCGGGCCGAGCAGGTTGGCTTGCGGCACGCGCACGTCGTCGAAGAACAGCTCGGCGGTGTCCTGGGCCTTCTGGCCGATCTTCTCGAGGATGCGGCCACGGCGGAAGCCCGCCAGGTCCTTGGTCTCGACCACGACGATCGAGGTGCCCTTGGCGCCCTTCTCCGGATCGGTCTTGACCACCACCAGGATCAGGTCGGCATGGTAGCCGTTGGTGATGAAGGTCTTCGAGCCGTTGATGACATAGTCACTGCCGTCCTTGACGGCACGGGCCTTGATGCTCTTCAGGTCGGAACCGGCGCCCGGCTCGGACATGGCGATGGCGCCGACCATCTCGCCGCTGGCCATCTTCGGCAGCCACTTGAGCTTCTGCTCCTCGCTGGCGTAGCGCAGGATGTAGTGGGCGACGATGCCGCTGTGCACGTTGGTGCCCAGGCTGGCGGTCACTTGGCGGCTCTGTTCCAGGGTCAGGATGGCGTCGTGGGCGAAGCTGCCGCCCATGCCACCGTACTCCTCAGGAATACTCAGCAGCAGCATGCCGCACTGCCCGGCGCGCAGCCAGGTTTCGCGGTCGACGTGCTGTTGCTTGGCCCAACGCTCTTCGTGGGGCACTTGCTCTTCGGCGACGAAACGACGCACGGATTCTTGGAAGATCGCCAAGTCTTCAGTGATCCACGGGGATTTGTAGGCACTCATGGGTATTCCTCAGGGGTACGCAGGCATCAGGTAAAAAGTTCGGTAGTCCGTGCGGCGCCGACTTGGCGCCGCACGGTAATGCATCAACAGCCGTGGCTTAGAAGTTGCCGCCAGGGCCGCCACCGCAGTAGATGGTCTGACCGGAGCAGTAGTTGGACTCAGGCAGACAGAACAGCACCACGGCACCGGCGGCTTCTACCGCCGTACCCGGACGACCCAGCGGGATGGTGACGCTGGCGGCGTCGAGGCGAGCCTTTTGCACGCCGACCTTGATCTCGCGGCCTTCGATGTTGACGGTCTTGCTGTCTTCACCGGCCAGCGCCTGGGTCAGGCGGGTATCGATGATGCCGAAAGCGACGGCGTTGACGTTGACCTTGTAGCGGCCCCACTCCTTGGCCAGGGCCTTGGTCATGCCGAGGATGCCGGCCTTGGCCGAGGAGTAGTTGGCCTGACCGGCGTTACCGCCAGCAGCGCCGGAAGAAATGTTGACCACCTTGCGCAGCACTTCGCGGCCTTCGGCGGCGTCTTGCTTGGCCAGCGCGCTGAGGATCGGCTGAGCGGCGCGCAGGATGCGGAACGGCGCGGTCAGGTGGCAGCCGATGATCGCGTCCCACTGCTCGTCGGACATCTTCTGGATCACGTTGTCCCAGGTGAAGCCGGCGTTGTTGACGATGATGTCGACGCTACCGAAGCTGTCCATCGCGGTCTTCAGCAGGCGATCGGCAAAGTCAGCGGCAGTTACGCTGCCGACACAGGCCACGGCTTCGCCACCGGCCGCACGGATGTCGGCGACGGTCTGCTCGGCCGGCTCCTGGTCGAGGTCGTTGATGACGATCTTGGCGCCCAGCGCAGCCAGCTGCAGGGCGACTTCACGGCCGATGCCACGGCCGGAGCCGGTAATCAGGGCGACTTTGCCTTCGAGTTTCTTGGTCATAGGGGTTCTCCTCTAGATTCAGTTCAGTGCGACGAGGGCTTCGCCGCTGAGTTTGATTTCGCCCGCCTGGTTGCGGGTGGTGATTTCCAGGCGCACGGTGCCGTTCGCCTCGTCCTTCTCGACGACCTTGCCGGAGCAGGTGATCTGATCGCCGAGCTGGGTGATGGCGACGAAGCGCACCGAGTAACTGCGCAGGTTTTCCTGCGGCACCCAGTTGGTGAGCAGGCGCGCGAGGTAACCCATCGACAGCATGCCGTGGGCGAACACGTCGGGCATGCCGGCCTTCTTGGCGAAGTCGATGTCGACGTGGATCGGGTTGTGGTCGCCCGAGGCGCCGCAGTACAGCGCCAGGGTGGTGCGATTGATCGGTTCGGTGGTGAACGACGGCAGCTCGTAGCCGATTTCGATGTTTGCAAGATTCACAGTCGGCTCCTCAATTACGTACGACGAGACTGTTGCGCAGCTCCGCCACCAGATCGCCTTCGGCATTGGTCACGCGGGTCTCGCGAACCACGAACTCGAGGGCGCCGCCCTTCTTATCGTAGATGTCGACGATCTTCGTCTCGAAGCTCAGGCGATCGCCGGCATAGGCCAGCTTGTGGTAGGTGAAGGCCTGTTCGGCGTGCAGGATCTTGCCGAGGTCGATGTTCAGGCGCTTGAGCACCGAACCCGAACCGCCGGCTTCCATATCCAGACAGAACAGGAAGGTCGGCGGCACCGGCAGGCTCTTGTAGCCGGCGGCGCGGGCCGCCTCTACGTCGCTGTAACGCGGATCCTGCTGGCCGGTGGCCTTGGCGAAGAAGCGCAGACGGCCGGCTTCGACGTCCTGGGTGTGGCTGGAAACCACCGCACCAATATGGCTCTTATCGATCATTCGATTTCTCCCGTGGGATTACTGACGCTGGTACAGGGTGACGACGCAGGCGCCGCCCAGGCCCAGGTTGTGTTGCAGGGCGAAGCGCGCGCCCTCGACCTGGGTGGCGGCGGCGGTGCCGCGCAGTTGGCGGGTCAGCTCGAAGCACTGCGCCAGGCCGGTGGCGCCCAGCGGGTGGCCCTTGGACAGCAGGCCGCCGGACGGGTTGGTGACTACGCGACCGCCGTAGGTGTTGTCGCCGTCGAGGATGAACTTCTCGGCGGTGCCTTCCGGGGTCAGCATCAGGCCTTCGTAAGTGATCAGCTCGTTGGCGGTGAAGCAGTCGTGCAGCTCGACCACCTGGATGTCCTGCGGGCCGACCCCGGCCTGCTCGAACACGCTGACGGCGGCGTTGCGGGTCATGTCGTAGCCGACCACCTTGCGCATGTCGCCTTCGTCGAAGGTGCTGTTGCGGTCGGTGGTCATCGATTGACCGGCGATCACCACGTCGGTATTCAGGCCGTGTTTCTTGGCGAAAGCCTCGGAGCAGACGATCGCGGCGGCCGCGCCGCAGGTCGGCGGGCAGCACTGCAGGCGGGTCAGCGGGTCGAAGATCATCGGCGAGGCCATGACTTCCTCGACACTGACGACGTTGCGGAACACCGCCAGCGGGTTGCGCGCGGCGTGCTGGCTGGCCTTGGCGCGAATCTTCGCGAAGATTTCACGGCTGATGCCGTATTCCTGCATGTAGGCACGACCAGCACCACCGAAGAACTGCGCGGCACGCGGGGCCTGCTCGTCGAAGCCCTGGACCTGGACCATGGTCTTGGCGAAGCGGTCCATCGGGCCGGTGCGGTCGGTCCAGGCGCCTTTCAGCGCGCCCGGCTGCATCTGCTCGAAGCCCAGCGCGATGGCGCAGTCGATGGCGCCGCTTTCTACCGCCTGGCGGGCGAGGAACAGCGCGGTGGAGCCGGTGGAGCAGTTGTTGTTGACGTTGATCACCGGGATGCCGGTGAGGCCGACGCCGTAGACCGCCGCCTGGCCGCAGGTGGAGTCGCCGTAGACGTAGCCGACGTAAGCCTGCTGCACCAGCGCATAGTCGATACCGGCATCGGCCAGTGCGGCCTTGGCGGCATTGGCACCCATGACGTGGTATTCGTCACTCTGGCCTGGTTTGGTGAACTGGATCATGCCGACGCCGGCGACCACAACTTTATTGCTCATAATTTTCTCCGAGTGATGGATGGTCACCGCACTGTCAGTTGACGGCCCGGGCCTTGTCTTTCCAATAAGGTTCGCGCAGGTCGCGCTTGAGCACCTTGCCGGCGCCGGACAGCGGCAGCGCGGTGGTGAAGGTCACCGATTTCGGGCATTTGTAGCCGGCGATGTGCTGCCGGCAGTGCTCGATGATGCCCGCCTCGGCGGCTTCGCAGCCGGGTTTGAGGACTACCACAGCATGCACCGCCTCGCCCCACTTGTCGCTGGGGATGCCGATCACCGCGCAGGCGGCCACCGCCGGATGGCCGGCCACCGCGCTCTCGACTTCCGCCGAATACACGTTCTCGCCGCCGGTGACGATCATGTCCTTGATCCGGTCGACGATGAACAGATAACCGTCCTCGTCCATGTAGGCGCCATCGCCGGTGTGCATCCAGCCACCGCGCAGGGCCTCGGCGGTCTCCTCCGGGCGGTTCCAGTAGCCGAGCATGACGTTGGAGCCACGCACGACGACCTCACCGACCGTGCCGCGCGGCACCTCATTGTCGTTCTCGTCGACCACCCGCACGGCAATGCCCTGCAACGGCCGACCGGCCGAGCGCAGGAGACCGTTGGCGATGCCTTCGCGACTGTGGTTGCCCGGACCGTTGCGGGAGATAGCCGGGGAGGTTTCGGTCATCCCGTAGCCATGCATGAACTCGACCCCCGGCAGCAGCTCCAAGGCACGCTCCAGCACCGGCGCGGCGATTGGCGAGGCGCCATAGGTCAGGCGCTTGAAGCTGCTGAGGTCGTACTTGGCGAAATCCGGATGCTGGATCATCGCCTGCAGCATGGTCGGCACCAGCAGAGTGTCCGTCACCCGCTCGCGCTCGATGGTCTGCAGCACATCGATCACGTCGAACATCGGCACGAATACATGCGGATTACCGGCCACCACCTGGGCGACCAGGCTCGACATGCAGGCGGTGTGAAACA is drawn from Pseudomonas cavernae and contains these coding sequences:
- a CDS encoding coniferyl aldehyde dehydrogenase → MSANNNPNGTDIRAILDKQRSAFLEAGPSSAAQRIELIDRAIGLLVDHEQEIIDAVAADFGHRSKDFTRVTEVLSPLMTLKQTKAQLAEWMKPESRHTDRGEAWVQYQPLGVIGIVSPWNFPVNLAFGGLAGALAAGNRVMIKPSEFTPQTSELMARMIRSVFAEEEVAVITGGPEVGQAFASQPFDHLLFTGATSIGRHVMRAAAENLVPVTLELGGKSPTIISRSADFKTAVTKVITGKMHNAGQICLAPDYVFVPEEKVAEFVATAKAVLAGFFPSLKDNPDYTSVINARHFARLQGYLAEAREAGVELIELNPAGEDFADQAHHKIAPTLLNNPGDQLKVMQDEIFGPLLPIKPYQTITEVVSYINAHPRPLGLYYFGSDADEEAYVLSRTTSGGVTLNDVIKHVGVESLPFGGVGPSGMGAYHGHDGFRAFSHARAVFRPAEGPDLMRPPYVEQVRQIVGSLIKR
- a CDS encoding lipid-transfer protein, producing the protein MSNKVVVAGVGMIQFTKPGQSDEYHVMGANAAKAALADAGIDYALVQQAYVGYVYGDSTCGQAAVYGVGLTGIPVINVNNNCSTGSTALFLARQAVESGAIDCAIALGFEQMQPGALKGAWTDRTGPMDRFAKTMVQVQGFDEQAPRAAQFFGGAGRAYMQEYGISREIFAKIRAKASQHAARNPLAVFRNVVSVEEVMASPMIFDPLTRLQCCPPTCGAAAAIVCSEAFAKKHGLNTDVVIAGQSMTTDRNSTFDEGDMRKVVGYDMTRNAAVSVFEQAGVGPQDIQVVELHDCFTANELITYEGLMLTPEGTAEKFILDGDNTYGGRVVTNPSGGLLSKGHPLGATGLAQCFELTRQLRGTAAATQVEGARFALQHNLGLGGACVVTLYQRQ
- a CDS encoding acyl-CoA dehydrogenase family protein, which codes for MSAYKSPWITEDLAIFQESVRRFVAEEQVPHEERWAKQQHVDRETWLRAGQCGMLLLSIPEEYGGMGGSFAHDAILTLEQSRQVTASLGTNVHSGIVAHYILRYASEEQKLKWLPKMASGEMVGAIAMSEPGAGSDLKSIKARAVKDGSDYVINGSKTFITNGYHADLILVVVKTDPEKGAKGTSIVVVETKDLAGFRRGRILEKIGQKAQDTAELFFDDVRVPQANLLGPEEGKGFIQLMQQLPQERMIIALGALGSMERALADTIEYTRSRKVFGQSLLDLQNTRFKLAEMQTTYIIARTFIDDCMVKVLNNELDPETAAMAKWWSTQRNCEIIDECLQLHGGYGYMVEYPIARQFVNSRVSKIFGGSNEIMKEIIARTL
- a CDS encoding NAD(P)H-dependent flavin oxidoreductase is translated as MKTRITEMLGIQYPIIQGGMMWVGRAEMAAAVSNAGGLGVLTALTQPTPEDLAREIERCRSMTDKPFGVNLTLLPSINPPPYAKYLDVIIESGVKVLETAGNNPGEHIARAKAAGLKVIHKCVAVRHALKAQSLGVDAISIDGFECAGHPGEDDVSGLVLIPQAVSKLSIPVIASGGIADGRGMAAAMALGAEGVNMGTRFCATQEAPIHDNIKQALVAASERDTRLIFRTLHNTARVLRNAISEEVVSIERKGGAQFEDIRHLVAGARGRAALETGQPDDGIVTAGQCVGLINDVPTCAELLERMVAECRASLKAAVAWAN
- a CDS encoding MaoC family dehydratase N-terminal domain-containing protein, which produces MIDKSHIGAVVSSHTQDVEAGRLRFFAKATGQQDPRYSDVEAARAAGYKSLPVPPTFLFCLDMEAGGSGSVLKRLNIDLGKILHAEQAFTYHKLAYAGDRLSFETKIVDIYDKKGGALEFVVRETRVTNAEGDLVAELRNSLVVRN
- a CDS encoding enoyl-CoA hydratase/isomerase family protein, which produces MNPSTIELSIDNGLAILVMARPERKNALTPQMFAELLDALNGLRRNPEVKAVLLTGAGSDFCSGGDVGNMQGEQVEAAVVRRRMEENNRLLLAMADFDKPLIAAVDGVAFGAGFSLALAADFLIASERARFCMAFARLGLGPDLGASYTLPRVVGLQKAKEIIFSAREVPAQEALQLGIALEVHPAETFRARAEELARAMANLSPTGFSMTKRLLGASLESDLVGMLDAEASNQAVCMASNYLKDAAARFARKEPPLYQWPKRKDV
- a CDS encoding acyl-CoA synthetase; translation: MYLTQGLHRMQQQNPDALATVFRGRRHTYRELGERVSRLAGALQGLGMQPGDRVGMLGLNSDRFLEYMLGTWWGGGVINPVNIRWSVPEIVYSLDDCDTRILLVDDNFLPMAEGIASTAKVRPLLVHVGDGVAPAGMLSYEHLIREHAPVDDAFRGGQDLAGIMYTGGTTGRPKGVMQSHLNLWSSAIMSLADHPLQKNCIALHVAPMFHTACMSSLVAQVVAGNPHVFVPMFDVIDVLQTIERERVTDTLLVPTMLQAMIQHPDFAKYDLSSFKRLTYGASPIAAPVLERALELLPGVEFMHGYGMTETSPAISRNGPGNHSREGIANGLLRSAGRPLQGIAVRVVDENDNEVPRGTVGEVVVRGSNVMLGYWNRPEETAEALRGGWMHTGDGAYMDEDGYLFIVDRIKDMIVTGGENVYSAEVESAVAGHPAVAACAVIGIPSDKWGEAVHAVVVLKPGCEAAEAGIIEHCRQHIAGYKCPKSVTFTTALPLSGAGKVLKRDLREPYWKDKARAVN
- a CDS encoding SDR family NAD(P)-dependent oxidoreductase, with product MTKKLEGKVALITGSGRGIGREVALQLAALGAKIVINDLDQEPAEQTVADIRAAGGEAVACVGSVTAADFADRLLKTAMDSFGSVDIIVNNAGFTWDNVIQKMSDEQWDAIIGCHLTAPFRILRAAQPILSALAKQDAAEGREVLRKVVNISSGAAGGNAGQANYSSAKAGILGMTKALAKEWGRYKVNVNAVAFGIIDTRLTQALAGEDSKTVNIEGREIKVGVQKARLDAASVTIPLGRPGTAVEAAGAVVLFCLPESNYCSGQTIYCGGGPGGNF
- a CDS encoding Zn-dependent alcohol dehydrogenase — translated: MKAAVFHQVGAPLTIEDVAISKPGPREVLVRTAAVGVCHSDLHFVDGAYPHPTPVVLGHEAAGIVEAVGSEVRTVKPGDHVVTCLSAYCGHCEHCVTGHLSLCVSPDTKRGKDEEPRLSYVQKPIPQFLNLSAYAEQMLVHENALVAIRRDMPLDRAALLGCAVTTGTGAVFNTAKVRPGETVAVIGCGGIGLATINGAALAGAGRIIAIDMLDSKLELAKQFGATDVISAKSGDAVKQVLELTRGGVHHSFECIGLKQTFEQAFAMLARGGTATVIGMIKPGVKVELHGFDLLGERKIQGSFMGSNRFPVDLPRLTDFYMQGRLKLDEMISQRIKLEQINEAFDELRRGELARSVIVFDQ
- a CDS encoding MaoC family dehydratase gives rise to the protein MNLANIEIGYELPSFTTEPINRTTLALYCGASGDHNPIHVDIDFAKKAGMPDVFAHGMLSMGYLARLLTNWVPQENLRSYSVRFVAITQLGDQITCSGKVVEKDEANGTVRLEITTRNQAGEIKLSGEALVALN